One Lycium barbarum isolate Lr01 chromosome 5, ASM1917538v2, whole genome shotgun sequence genomic window carries:
- the LOC132641362 gene encoding methyl-CpG-binding domain-containing protein 9 isoform X1, translated as MKNSNRPLPFHIDLNEAPLPSPRERVVVSAPFLDNPEPTRVKNEPGQPDPVRNVRVCSSCQSGSGSGSGSRRWGQQEEWKCFKCVLSGGSGGGGVSGGGGVSGVLDMNAVPVLDMNASPPRELMEEGESMCVDLNDELPVVRELEQERVANNVISSRCEARSHRVLGAAMSLREVCASNNVEQTDPDVKRFQAMKSFSSTGRSFNAPTSSFLVYRENGFNFQKASSLTGDIRKSQLEDTALDRPHSDRINLSITDPVLMYDSRNRVCDFTAKKFVLPRTREIYLQELREYIAGMKGHLDDGWHVDIKYCDKRCKTYPVYVGPKGTSFESPDDVAQHMGLYQSVEVDGGKFTLVREGLPNVFRSKLASGSAKARKSEQSRNSPGGNFFHNGGSIAKSIYPSDGYPVQFQDFFLMQAGNVDPRPSYHSTSEIWPVGYLSSWHDRITGSFFTCEVADGGDPGPVFKVKRYPCSLQSIPIGSTVLLTSRCDSRIGEDNVENGNSVTSMLDDEESSSIQVMLEECDPPDLNCDTENMQWLNSLPGKFGKVCPGVIGQGDSVGEFVVEGRSTSSVWEMASQHLLHACIAAYKQKGVIQFCCSHEVDKMDEKELSEVGSLSKFSYCGGTFNFPRLVQSNFDFKIACEMLVKWLEQDRFGLDADFVQEIIEQLPGVSACTNYKSVSKRKHNTTLQTVRNGFLQAKRKNHMQDEREAVESLRISGTRKNHMGDADIRRPCIAGKPLSTKIPAFLIGDTLQVWEFLLRFSEVLGLEAPLSFEELEEEIVGPWTDKTSSIEMPTLEIQDVREIALARGEMDSLSGRLGFHQSIGFTRLLLAKIHGLLLKALVTELVSKVAVYVDPNYGAGGFKSRRGRKKDADNLATLKKTRLDMLPINEVTWPEIARRYMLAVWTMEVNLESPEIACRESGKVFHCLQGDGGTLCGSLTGVAALEADAMLLAEATKQIFGSLKRGSIFVSIDEKESDAKGADADDGKVPEWAKALEPVRKLPTNVGARIRKCINEALEKDPPEWAREKLVYSISKEVYKGNASGPTKRAVISVLADVNSETTSSKPEKEVKVKSSTSVSDIIMKQCRIILRRAVKEDKDKVFCNLLGRSVLNPNDDDEGLLGHPAMVSRPLDFRTIDLKLAAGSYGGSHESFIDDVREVWHNIRTAYCNKSNLLDLAGSLLQKFEEDYEKEVLPLVQKIECSNDSSLSSEAAKTRDELLAHVNESLLPKAPWEEGICKVCGMDKDDVNCLLCDKCDSEYHTYCLNPPLVKVPRGNWYCPDCEAKKSQSLNASSGSHIIRQCIKRRLHRKKLTLKIMDALSRLTSTMELKEYWELPREDRIFLLKFLCDEVLNSAFLRDHIDRSASLSAELQQKLRSLSAELKLLKCREEILTGSLAKLKSNGRSSGDGGSDALASLRSNDCKLKVQEPDSGSHNSSISGGCRQLDDGSNHIRNSPDSINHSQHQQLLKDDTGSLNTSSPAKGGTEEASLQNDVSISTLQQENIQVPGNCLESAQSSSNGVLLFAARLVPGNTLSGSMSNHMAEHTPTTKYSRQCSIQADPNLAQAYLLEISDLKNEIRALEDSIAAKEVELQEVSVRKEYMGQDSEGRLYWSCGRSTSLQIVANGSTSTQPESSRRLWSYGVESSRENGVLDSSAPWENMGMPNLDQWTSYKSDVEVELLRRWLREDDTREKELKEAILQWQDNRTKKSSYSDSQVHNKVRPSTSIPSEDSGSCFSSDSLVTRAVTAIKKKINGCLAEEEMDICKDMGVKVRVSFDGGLYRCECLEPLWPSRPHCLSCHQTFSNAAERLKHANDKCRIDSPIQRNGETSEQPPKRKRTAKNETLQENSLSNIDVSQASKSKKLGNGEASRRDKHGNEPASAENQTEQECPYKFEEIKAQFITPTSLKELVKDIGLIGSNGTPSFVPCTSPYLSDSALGLVSQRENEVCAGNSTDLLSSEQEPRNGAKISTGNNLAVVGPMFERLKSATKRGRDQFSSTKDKVLEFGDDMYFIIPESSLRPFIGYASEILRRLKINLLDIDAALPEEALRVSRSQSERRCAWRAFVKSAATIYEVVQASIILEDTIKAEYLRNHWWYWSSPSAAARISTLSALALRVYALDSAVLYEKLSCQDVSETDCKEEREPPHNPVPTNTASPSRQKLLDPEPAETSRPKGSRTSKRRRDSCGS; from the exons ATGAAGAACAGCAATCGTCCTTTGCCTTTTCATATCGATCTTAACGAAGCTCCTTTGCCTTCACCGAGAGAAAGGGTTGTTGTTTCCGCTCCATTCTTGGATAATCCGGAACCCACCCGGGTCAAGAATGAACCGGGTCAACCCGACCCGGTTAGGAATGTTCGGGTCTGTAGTTCTTGCCAGTCGGGTTCGGGTTCAGGTTCAGGTTCTAGGAGGTGGGGTCAGCAAGAGGAATGGAAGTGTTTTAAATGTGTGTTGAGTGGGGGTAGTGGGGGTGGTGGGGTAAGTGGGGGTGGCGGGGTAAGTGGGGTGTTGGATATGAATGCTGTGCCGGTGTTGGATATGAATGCATCGCCGCCACGGGAATTGATGGAGGAAGGAGAAAGCATGTGTGTGGACTTGAATGATGAGTTGCCTGTTGTAAGAGAATTGGAGCAAGAACGTGTGGCAAACAA TGTCATTTCCTCGAGATGCGAAGCAAGGAGTCATCGCGTTCTGGGGGCAGCCATGAGCCTTAGAGAAGTGTGTGCTTCTAACAATGTCGAGCAAACTGATCCTGATGTGAAAAG ATTCCAAGCTATGAAAAGTTTCTCTTCTACTGGCCGTTCCTTCAATGCCCCAACAAGCTCTTTTTTGGTATATAGGGAGAATGGATTCAATTTTCAGAAGGCTTCCTCACTTACAGGGGATATTCGTAAGTCACAATTGGAGGACACAGCTCTCGATAGACCTCATTCTGACCGGATAAATCTAAGCATAACAGATCCAGTATTGATGTATGATTCAAGGAATCGTGTATGTGATTTCACTGCAAAGAAATTTGTTCTACCAAGAACGCGTGAAATTTATCTTCAAGAACTTAGAGAATATATTGCTGGGATGAAAGGCCATCTAGATGATGGCTGGCATGTGGATATTAAGTATTGTGACAAAAGATGCAAGACTTATCCAGTATATGTTGGACCAAAAGGAACTTCCTTTGAGTCGCCTGATGATGTTGCTCAACATATGGGGTTGTACCAATCTGTGGAGGTTGATGGCGGTAAATTTACTTTAGTTCGTGAGGGATTGCCAAATGTCTTTAGAAGTAAATTAGCTTCAGGTTCTGCTAAAGCCCGCAAGTCTGAACAAAGTCGGAATTCTCCTGGGGGCAACTTCTTCCATAATGGTGGTTCTATAGCCAAGAGTATATATCCAAGT GATGGCTATCCAGTTCAGTTTCAGGACTTCTTTCTTATGCAAGCTGGAAATGTTGACCCTCGACCATCATATCACAGCACTAGTGAGATATGGCCTGTGGGTTACTTGTCTAGCTGGCATGACAGAATTACAGGATCTTTTTTTACTTGTGAGGTTGCTGATGGAGGGGATCCTGGCCCAGTTTTCAAGGTCAAGAGGTACCCATGCAGCCTGCAGTCTATCCCAATTGGTTCGACGGTCCTTTTAACATCTAGATGCGATTCTCGTATTGGCGAAGATAATGTGGAAAATGGTAATTCTGTAACTTCTATGCTGGATGATGAGGAGAGTTCTTCCATCCAGGTGATGCTAGAAGAGTGCGACCCACCAGATCTGAATTGTGACACTGAAAATATGCAGTGGTTGAATTCATTACCTGGAAAGTTTGGAAAGGTATGTCCTGGTGTTATTGGGCAAGGGGACAGTGTGGGGGAGTTTGTTGTGGAAGGAAGATCTACATCTTCTGTGTGGGAAATGGCTTCCCAGCATCTTCTGCATGCATGCATTGCTGCTTATAAGCAAAAAGGTGTAATCCAATTCTGCTGTAGTCATGAGGTAgataaaatggatgaaaaagAGCTGAGTGAAGTAGGTTCATTGTCCAAGTTCTCTTACTGTGGTGGCACTTTTAACTTTCCAAGATTAGTGCAGAGCAATTTCGATTTTAAAATTGCTTGTGAAATGTTAGTGAAGTGGTTAGAGCAAGACAGATTTGGACTAGATGCAGACTTCGTGCAAGAAATTATAGAACAGCTTCCTGGTGTATCTGCATGCACTAATtataaaagtgttagtaagagaaagCACAACACAACTCTGCAAACAGTCAGAAATGGGTTCCTGCAGGCTAAAAGAAAGAATCACATGCAGGATGAGAGGGAAGCTGTCGAATCTTTGAGAATTTCTGGAACACGCAAAAATCATATGGGGGACGCTGACATCAGGCGTCCCTGTATTGCTGGAAAGCCGCTTAGCACAAAGATTCCTGCATTTTTGATAGGTGACACTCTCCAG GTTTGGGAATTCTTGTTGAGGTTTTCAGAAGTCTTGGGGCTGGAAGCTCCACTTTCatttgaagaacttgaagaggAAATAGTTGGTCCATGGACAGATAAAACAAGTTCAATCGAAATGCCCACACTCGAGATTCAGGATGTCAGGGAGATCGCCTTAGCAAGAGGTGAAATGGACTCTCTATCTGGTAGATTGGGTTTTCATCAATCTATTGGATTTACTCGTTTGCTTTTGGCAAAGATTCATGGTCTACTGCTCAAAGCTCTCGTCACCGAGCTGGTCTCAAAAGTTGCTGTCTATGTCGATCCGAATTATGGTGCAGGAGGGTTCAAATCTAGAAGAGGCAGGAAAAAAGATGCTGACAATTTAGCGACTCTCAAAAAAACGAGACTTGATATGCTTCCCATTAATGAAGTTACATGGCCTGAAATTGCTCGGAGGTACATGTTAGCAGTGTGGACCATGGAAGTTAATCTTGAGTCTCCAGAAATTGCTTGCCGGGAGAGTGGGAAGGTATTTCATTGCTTACAAGGTGATGGTGGGACGCTTTGTGGCTCTCTTACGGGAGTTGCTGCATTAGAGGCTGATGCAATG CTTCTTGCAGAGGCTACAAAGCAAATATTTGGATCACTGAAGAGGGGAAGCATTTTTGTTTCCATTGATGAGAAAGAATCTGATGCCAAAGGAGCCGACGCTGATGATGGAAAAGTCCCAGAGTGGGCAAAGGCACTGGAGCCAGTACGGAAGCTGCCTACAAATGTGGGGGCTCGTATTAGGAAATGTATCAATGAGGCTTTGGAAAAAGATCCACCTGAATGGGCAAGGGAAAAATTGGTGTACTCGATTAGTAAGGaagtttacaagggaaatgcaTCAGGGCCAACCAAG AGAGCAGTAATTTCTGTCCTGGCTGATGTTAACAGTGAAACTACTTCTTCCAAACCTGAGAAGGAAGTAAAGGTAAAGAGTTCTACCTCTGTGTCTGATATCATTATGAAACAATGTCGGATTATACTGCGGCGAGCTGTTAAAGAAGATAAAGATAAAGTCTTCTGCAATCTCTTGGGAAGATCTGTTCTGAACCCTAATGATGACGATGAGGGGCTTCTTGGGCATCCGGCAATGGTATCTCGGCCTTTAGACTTCAGGACCATTGATCTGAAGTTGGCTGCTGGATCCTACGGGGGATCACATGAATCTTTCATCGATGATGTGCGGGAG gTTTGGCATAATATAAGGACTGCGTACTGCAACAAGTCCAATTTGCTTGATTTAGCTGGATCTTTGTTGCAGAAATTCGAGGAAGATTATGAAAAAGAG GTTCTTCCCCTAGTCCAGAAAATCGAGTGTTCAAATGACAGCAGTTTAAGCAGTGAAGCTGCAAAAACGAGAGATGAACTCCTAGCTCATGTGAATGAGAGCCTACTTCCTAAAGCCCCTTGGGAGGAAGGAATCTGTAAAGTATGTGGCATGGATAAAGATGACGTCAATTGTCTTCTTTGTGATAAATGTGATTCGGAGTACCATACGTATTGCTTAAATCCTCCGCTGGTTAAAGTTCCTCGGGGGAATTGGTATTGCCCCGATTGTGAAGCTAAGAAATCACAGTCCCTGAATGCTTCTTCTGGTTCTCATATTATTCGTCAATGCATTAAAAGGAGGTTGCACAGAAAAAAACTAACTCTCAAGATTATGGATGCACTTTCTCGATTAACAAGCACAATGGAGTTGAAAGAATATTGGGAACTTCCACGGGAGGAT AGAATTTTCCTTCTTAAATTCCTGTGTGACGAGGTGTTGAATTCAGCCTTTCTTCGTGATCATATTGACCGAAGCGCCTCTCTGTCTGCTGAATTGCAGCAGAAACTGCGTAGCCTCAGTGCTGAGCTGAAGCTTCTAAAATGCAGAGAGGAAATTTTGACTGGAAGCCTTGCAAAACTGAAGAGTAATGGTCGGAGCAGTGGAGACGGAGGATCAGATGCATTAGCGTCTCTACGGTCCAATGACTGTAAACTGAAGGTACAGGAGCCTGACAGTGGCAGCCATAACTCGTCCATCTCTGGTGGTTGTAGACAGCTGGATGATGGCAGCAATCATATTAGAAACTCTCCTGATTCAATCAACCATTCACAGCATCAGCAGTTGTTGAAGGATGATACAGGGTCTCTGAATACTTCATCCCCTGCAAAAGGTGGTACTGAAGAAGCTAGTTTGCAAAATGACGTGTCCATATCTACCCTCCAACAAGAAAATATTCAAGTTCCTGGCAATTGTTTGGAGTCCGCACAAAGTAGTTCAAATGGTGTGTTGCTGTTTGCTGCTCGTTTGGTGCCTGGCAATACTTTGTCAGGCTCCATGAGCAACCATATGGCTGAGCACACACCTACCACAAAATACAGCCGTCAGTGTTCCATACAAGCTGACCCAAATTTGGCGCAAGCATACCTTCTTGAGATATCTGATCTGAAGAATGAGATTCGTGCTTTGGAGGACTCAATTGCTGCCAAAGAAGTAGAACTTCAGGAGGTTTCTGTTAGGAAGGAATATATGGGACAGGATTCTGAGGGCAGACTCTACTGGAGTTGTGGCAGGTCTACTTCACTACAAATAGTTGCTAATGGCAGTACAAGTACACAGCCGGAGTCATCTCGACGTTTGTGGTCTTATGGTGTAGAAAGTTCACGAGAAAATGGTGTTTTAGATTCATCTGCTCCTTGGGAGAATATGGGCATGCCTAATCTTGATCAGTGGACATCTTATAAATCTGATGTTGAGGTTGAACTACTTCGTCGATGGCTAAGAGAGGATGACACGAGAGAgaaagaattgaaggaggccATTTTGCAGTGGCAGGATAATAGAACCAAAAAATCCAGCTATTCGGACAGTCAAGTCCATAACAAGGTAAGACCGAGCACTTCTATCCCCTCTGAGGATTCTGGTTCCTGTTTCAGTTCTGATTCTCTCGTCACCAGAGCCGTTACTGCAATTAAAAAGAAGATTAACGGTTGCTTAGCAGAAGAGGAAATGGATATCTGCAAGGATATGGGTGTCAAAGTGAGAGTTTCTTTTGATGGTGGATTATACAGGTGCGAGTGTCTAGAACCATTATGGCCGTCTAGACCTCATTGTCTGTCTTGCCACCAAACATTTTCCAATGCTGCGGAACGTCTGAAGCATGCAAATGACAAGTGCAGGATTGATTCACCCATTCAGCGGAATGGGGAAACAAGCGAACAACCTCCTAAGCGGAAAAGAACGGCAAAAAATGAAACACTGCAGGAGAATTCGTTGAGCAATATTGACGTGTCTCAAGCTTCCAAGAGCAAGAAGCTTGGTAATGGTGAAGCATCTAGGAGGGACAAGCATGGTAATGAACCAGCTTCTGCTGAAAATCAAACCGAACAAGAATGTCCATATAAGTTTGAGGAGATCAAAGCACAGTTCATCACTCCGACATCTCTCAAGGAGCTGGTGAAGGACATAGGACTCATTGGGTCTAACGGTACACCATCATTTGTTCCATGCACATCTCCATATCTAAGTGATTCTGCCCTTGGATTGGTCTCCCAAAGGGAAAATGAGGTATGTGCAGGAAATTCTACAGATTTATTGTCTTCAGAGCAGGAACCTCGGAATGGAGCCAAAATTTCTACTGGAAATAACTTAGCTGTGGTTGGACCAATGTTTGAGAGACTAAAATCTGCAACTAAGAGGGGAAGAGATCAGTTCTCTTCTACCAAGGATAAAGTCCTTGAATTTGGGGATGACATGTACTTTATTATTCCGGAATCCTCACTGCGTCCTTTCATAGGTTACGCTTCTGA